The sequence below is a genomic window from Armatimonadota bacterium.
CAGCGCACCCTCGCCGTCGGCATCGGCGCCGCCGTCTGCGTCGCCCTGGCCTTCGCGCTCATCCCCCGCTTCCACCACAACGGCGCCGCCGTCGCCGCGGTCATGACCGACCTCGTTATCCTGGCGACAACCTACTACTACCTGCGGCGAGCGGGCTATCGCCTCGACATGCTTAGCCTGGCGGTGCGGCCAGCGGTGGCCGCCGCGGTCATGGGCGTCAGCCTGTGGTGGCTGCGCGGGATGAGCCTGGCGGTGACCGTTCCCGCCGGGATCGCCATCTACGCGGCGGCGGCGGTGGCGATGGGCGCGGTGCGCCGCGCCGATGGGGAGTGGTTGTGGCAGGCGCTGGCGTCTCGTCAGGCGAGTCTGGAGGTCGGTCCGCCGTGAGCGCGCAATTCGAGATCGGGCCGACGCTGGCATGCCCCGCCTGCGGGGTGCCCCTGGTGGAGCGCGCGCAGGCGCTGCTCTGCGACCGCTGCGGGGGCCGCTATCCGGTGGGCGGCGGCATCCCGCGATTCAACCCGGATGGCTTCTACTGGGGCGAGATCCCGCGGTCGCAGATGCGCGCGATCGTGGAGCGCGCGCGCACCGGCGGCTGGGAACCGGCGCTGCGGGAATTGCTGGCCCCCGGCAGGCCGGACCTCTACGACTACGTGACCGATCCCGGCCGCGCCGATTGGCGCCATTACCTGCCGCTGGACGACAGCGCCGACGTGCTCGACCTGGGCGCGGGATGGGGAAGCCTGACGGCGCTGCTGGCGCCGCGGTGCCGGTCGGTGACGGCGGTGGAGGGGGTCGAGGAGCGCATGCGGTTTCTCGACTTGCGCTGTCGCCAGCAAGGGCTTGCCAACGTCGTGCGGGTGCGCTCGGACCTGCTGCACCTGCCGTTCCTAGCGGGCAGCTTCGACGTGGTGGTGATGAACGGGGTGCTCGAATGGGTCGCGTGCGCGGACCTGGGGCCGCCGCCGGAGGTCGTGCAGCGCCGCTTCCTGCGGCGCATCCGCCGCCTGCTCCGCCCCGGAGGCGCGCTCTACCTGGGCATCGAGAACCGAACCGGGTACCAGTTGTGGCTGGGGCTGCGCGATCACAGCGGGCTTCCTTTCACCAGCCTGCTGCCGCGCCCCGTCGCCAACGTGGTGACCCGGCTGGTGGCCGCCGGCGGCAAGCGCGGGCCCTATCGGACCTATACCTACACCTACTGGGGCTACCGCCGGCTGCTGCGCGGCTGCGGATTCGACGAGGTTGACGTGTACGCGCCATTACCGGGCTACAATACCCCGCGCTACCTGGCGCCGCTCGACCGCGGCGCGCCCTTGCGCTTTCTACTGCGGCACGTGGCGCGCCCCGTGCACGCGCGCAGGCTGGCGGCCGTGGCCGGCCACCTGCCGCTGACGGCCGCGCGCCTGCTGGTCAGCAGCTTCGCCGTTTTCGCCCGGGTGGGACCGCCATGTTGACCCGGCGCATCGCCGAGCTGGTGTGCGGCAACTGGAGCGCCTTGGGTCTGACCGGCGCGGCGCCGGCGGATCTCAGGTTCGTCAAGGTCAGCGCCAGCGCGCGCGCGACCAAGGTCATCCTGTTCGGCTTCCCCCCACGCGGGCGGTTTCCGGTGGTGGTGGTCAAGCTCGCCCCCGATCAGGAGGCTGAAGAACGCCTGCGCGCGGCTCATCGCTTGCTCGGCGCGCTGCACCGCCGACTGCCGCGACTGGCCGGGGTGCCGCGCCCGCTCATGGTGGAGCGCGTGGGTTCGCACCTGGTGGGCGTGGAGACCTACCTGCCGGGCCAAACCATGTACCGCCTGTATCCCGCCCAGCCCTCGTGGCGGCAGCGCGCGCATGTCGCACGCGACTTCGAGGCGGCCCGGTCGTGGTTGGTGCGGTTTCACCAGGCGACGCGCAGCGATCGGTCGCCGACGGCGCGGGATCTCGAGCGCTGCTGCGACGCGCCGCTGGAGGTCTTCGCGCGATGCCACCACCCAACCCCGGCGGAGCTGGCGGCGCTGGAGCGGGCCCGCGGCGACCTCGCGGATGCCGCCGGCGCCAACCTGCCCCTGGTGTGCCAGCAGGGCGACTACTGGCCCCGCAACCTGCTGCTGGCGAACGACCGCCTCGCGGTGTGTGATTGGGACTGGTCGCGCCCGGCGGAGCTGCCGTTCCTGGATGCCTTCCTCTTCCCGCTAAGCTACAGTCTGCTGCTGGGCGCGGCGCCCCCAGCGGTCGGGGTCGCATTCGATGGTCTGCGCGAGGCACTGCTCACGGGCAGTTGGTTCGCGCGCTTATGGCGCGGCTATACCCTCGGCTACCTGCGGGAGATGGGCATTGACCTCTCCCTGGCGTCGAGCTTCTTCCACCTGACCCTGCTGCACATGGCGGTGCGGGACTGCGCTGCCACCGGTCAGCCGAGCCGCAACGACGCATTGCACCGGGAGCTGCTGCGCAGGTGCGCGGAGGAAGAGGTAGTGAGGCGCGGCTGGCTGGGCGGCCTCGGCGCCTGAGGCGGCCGGCGGGCGGCGCCCGTCTTCAGTCGTCGGCTGACTTCGTGGTGCCGACTCCGGAGGGCTGCGCTTGCAGTTCGCCGGCGCGCGCCGGCAGTTGCGAGAGGATGTCCGCCGCCGCCTCGTAGATGATTGGTTCGTCGCCCCTGACGTAGATGCGCCCCGCGGCCGCCGCGGTTCCGAACCGCAGGCGCAGCGGCTCCTGGCGCCCCCGCTGGTGGATGGTCACCGCGGCGACCGGCGTCTCCAGCCCGGACGCGGCGACTGTCTCCGGGGCGTCGTGGAAACTCTCCGCGCGCAGATTGGAGAGCGCGAACAGCAGGCCCTCGACTTTGCCGGTATCGGCCTGGGCGCGCCGGGGCAGCGTCAGCTCCCACCCCCCGTCGTCGGTGCGCCGCACCTCGAAGCGGGCTTTCCCGCGCGCCACTGCGATCCGCTGCACCGCGGCGATCTCGAAGTCCGCGACCTGTCGCGATCGCAGGTCCTCCAGCGTTCGATCAACCGCGACCACGGCTGATTGCGGCACCACCATCACCGCCGGCTCGCGCGAGCTGCGCGCATAATACTCCTGGGCGTCGGTCTTGTCGCCGAAGGACAGGCGTGCGGGCTGGTGCTCGCCGCTGAGCGCGAGCTCGATCACCAGGCGCGCCCGGTCGAGCCCGTAGCGGGCGAGCCGGGGTGCGTCGTCGGCCGGAAAGTGGCTGGCCTCAAGCTGGCGCAGCGACGTTAGGAAGCTCTCCACCTCGTCGGCGTCAGCGCGCGTCGCCAGCGGTTCGACGATTCGCCAGGCGCCCTTGCGCTTGACCAGCGCGACCTTGCTCCCGGCGCGGATGAGGCTGATGCGCGAGACGTCGGTGGGCTCGAAGCGCAGCGCCGCGCGATCGCGCAGCGCGGCGGCCCCGCCCTCGGCATCGTCCAGCAACATGGGGTCCACCAGGATCACCTCCCGGCGGCTCGTGACCATCGCATATGCCGCCGCGCCGTCGGGGGTGCGGTCGCCCAGGCGCAGCTCGCGCGCCTTGCCCTTGACCGGCGCCAGGCGAATGACGGCGGCGGCATCGGTGAGGCCGTAGTCCTGGAGGCGCTGCGGGTGCTTGATGCGCCGGCGCACCCCCAGGCTGGTGACGCGGTCCAGCAAGTCGGTCACGCGACCGATATCCACGGGCGCGGAGACGGGGCGAGTGATGCGCCATGACTCGCCGCGGCGCTGAATGACCGTGGTCTCGCCCGCCGCTGTCAGCTCGATGCGCCGCACGCGCTCCGGATCGAGGCGCCACGCCACCGTGCGCCCGGCCTCGCCGCGCTCGTAGAACCACACGTACCCAGCGAGCGCCAGGAACACGAGCACGAGTACGATGGTCAGGCGATAAGGTTTCATGTGCCGGTGCTTGCTTGCATGACTGACGAATGCGGCAGCGAATCCATTCTCTCGCGAATCGTCTCCCTCAAGGAGGACCGATGACCTCCCGGCGATCCGATCACGCCATCGCTAGACACTCGGCTTGCGCCTGGAGACGAACAGGCGTATCACGCCGGAGACAAGTGCGGCCACGCCCAACTGCGCCCCCAGCAGTGCAGCCGCCGCGGCCATCCGCTCGGGGCGCGTGAGTTCCCCAGTGACGGCCCGAGTCCATGCCGCTCCCAGCCACAGTGCGCTGGGAACGAGGATCAACACAACCGCCCATCTCCGGCGCACCACCCCGAACCCGGATAGAGCGGCTAACGCCTCGCCATAAGCGATCGCGGGGAGGACACACCCGAGGAGGCAGCCAAGTATCACGGACGCCGGCGGGAGCCATGCTCTAATTCGGGCGTTCCTGCCCCCCCCGGATATGGGCTCGTCGCAAGGAGTCGCCATGACCGCCACCTCCGAAGGGCGCGAAGCTTTTCCGGTCCTACCGCCGGCGCCACCACACCACGCCGCCGACGACGATCGCCGCCAGCGGCATAACGATCAGCGACAGGACGAACACGATCCGGGTCTGCGTCCGCGTCAGCAGCATGGGCGCCGACTCGCGCGGCTTGGGCTGGATGGATATGAACTCCCCCGCCCGCGCCAGCCAGCCGATGGCATTGACGAACAGGTCCCGGTTGACGCCGTTGGCGATGAGGTCGTTGGCGACGAAATCCGAGTCGCCGAAGACGACCAGGCGGGCTTGCGGCTGCCTGGAATCCGGCTTCTCGCCGGCGGACGGGGGCCGGGCGGTGACGGTGGCGGCGATGGTGAGAGGGCCGCCGGGTTCGCGCGGGTTTCTGCGGATGGTGCCGCGGAAGTCGCTTTCGATCCAGCTATCGTCGCTGGTGCGCACCAGGTCGCGCAGGTCGAACTCCGACTGCTCGTCGTCGCGCTCGAAGGCCCGCGCCAGGACGAAGACGGCGACGAAGGTGCGCCCGCCGCGCGCGAACGGCCGCGTGATATCGCCCGGCTCGAACTCGCTCACCGTCACCGAGCTCGCGTCACCCAGGAGGTTCCATTTCGGCTCGACGACGATCCCCGGCAGCGGCGTCAACCCGCGCGGTCTCAGTATCCCCTCCAGCGCTTCCCCCTGCGGCTCCGGGTCCACCATCACCAGCGCGGCGCCGCCGCCGTCGAGATAGGCGTTGATCGCCGCCAGCTCGCGCAGGCCGTAGCGCTGCCGGGGGCCGGCGATGACCAGGACGTCGCAGTCCGCGGGCACGCGGTCTTTCTCCATCAGCGACAGGCCCGCGATCTTGTAGCCCAGTGCGGTCAGCGCCTCCTTGGCGCTGCCGTAGCCGTCGGGATCCTGACCCTCGAAGTCGTGCTCGCCGTTGCCTTGGACGAAATAGACCTGCTGGCGCTTGGTGCGGGTCAGGCGCAGGATGGCGCTGGTGATCTCCTGCTCGCCGGCGAAGGACAGCTGCTCCTTGCGCTCGCCCGCCCGGATGATAGTGGTCTCGTAGTCGGTCACGCCGTAGCGGCGGGCCGGCCCGGGGCTGAGGTCGGGGTCAATCACCCGCACCTGGACCTGGCGCGAACCGCGCTCGTACTCGCGCAGCAGGTCGCGCACCTGCTGATATCCGCCGGGGTCCCGCTCCTGACTGTAGAAGGCGATGATCTCCAGCGGCTGCTCCAGGCCGCGCAGGAGCTTGCGCGTCTGCGGCGACAGGGTGTGCGCCCGCGTGCGCGTGAGGTCCCATCGCTGGTGATGGCGCACCGCCAGGTAGTTGGCGAGCACCGCGATCCCCAGCGCCGCCACCACCAGCACCGCGGTGTTGGAGCCGTAGCGCACCCCGCGCCCGCGCAGCGCCGCCACCACCTCGCGCCTGCGCATGACGACGGCTGCCAGCAGCGCCGCCGCGCCCGCCCCCCACAGAGCGTAGGCGGGCCACGCTAGACCGCGCGTGCCCGCCACCCCTATCCCCGCCAGCAGCAAGCCGACGCCGGCCGAGGCGAAGGTGCCGGCCAGGTAGGGGGCGCCGGCTTCGCGGCCTTCGGTTATGGGATGCTCCTTCGGCATGGGTCCAGCCCTAGTTCCACTTGCGGCTCTCCAGCGCGCGCGCCGCGCCGAAGAGACAGACCCCGATGAAGCTGAGATGGAAGACGAGGTCGGTCGTGTCCACCACCCCCTTGGCGAGGTCGTCGAAGTGATTGAAGATAGACAGGTGCTCAAGGACCGCGGCGGCCGTCGAGCCCGGCTGGCCGGCGGCCCAGCCGACGATCCACAGCGTCAGCAGCCCGCCGAAGGACAGGAAACCGGCGACCACCTGGCTCGCGGTCAGCGCCGAGGCCAGCACCCCTACCGCCATGAAGCTCGCGCCCAGCAGCAGCAGCCCCAGGTAGCCGGTGAGCAGGGGTCCCGGGTCGGGCGCGCCGTATTGGGCGAGGAGGAGGGGGAAGTGCAGGGTCGCCGCCAGCAGCACCGTCAGCAGCCCTACCGCCCCCAGGAACTTGCCGAGCACCACCTGCGCGTCGGTCACCGGCGAGGTCAGGAGCAGCTCGATGGTGCCGGAGCGGCGCTCCTCCGCGAGCAGGCGCATGCTCAAGATCGGGCACACGAACAGCAGGGTGACCGCCATGTTGTGGAGCGACCAGCGCAGGTCAGCCTGGCGGTTGGTGGTCAGGATGACGTAGAAGATGAAGCCGGAGACGGCAAGGAATCCGGCGATTACAATGTACGCAGTCCACGACGAGAAGTAGCTGCGCAGCTCGCGGTAGGCGATGAGGAGGATGCGGGTCATTCCGCGGCGACCTCCTCCTCTTCGGTGGTGAGGTGCAGGAAGACGTCCTCCAGGCTCAACTCGAGGGGGCGCAGCTCGACCAGTCCCCAATTGCGCTCGACGGTGGTGCGGGCGAGCTGCTCGCGGACGTCGGCGTCGAGCTTGCTCTCGACCACCAGCGCATCGTCGGCTTCGCGCCGCACCGCGGTGACGCCGGGGATGCCGGATAGCACCGCCGGGGCATCGGCGCCCGGGCGCAGCAAGCGCAGCAGGACGCGGGCGGAGCTGCGTACGCGGGCGGATAGCCCCGCGGCGCTGTCCTGCGCGACGATGCGACCCTGGTTGATGATGACCACGCGGCTGCAGGTCATGCTGACCTCGGGCAGGATGTGGGTGCTGAGGATGACGGTGTGATCCCGCCCCAGGTCCTTGATGAGCTGGCGGGTGTCGATGATCTGGCGCGGATCGAGGCCGACGGTCGGCTCATCGAGCACGAGCACCGGCGGGTCGTGCACCAGCGCCTGGGCGATGCCGACGCGCTGGCGGAAGCCCTTGGACAAGCGCCCGATGATAGTGTCACGCATCTCCCCCAGGCGCGTCTTCGCGACCGCGTCGTCCACCCGGCTGTCGCGCCGCCTGCGCGCCACCCCGCGCAGGCGCGCGCAGTAGCCGAGGTAGGAGCGCACGGTCATCTCGGGGTACAGCGGCACCGTCTCCGGCAGGTAGCCGATGCGCTGACGCACCTGCAGGGAGTCCTCGAACACGTCGAAGCCCGCCACCGTCACCCGGCCCGCGTCGGCGGCGAGGTAGCCGGTGAGGATGCGCAGGGCCGTCGTCTTGCCCGCGGCGTTGGGGCCGAGGAAGCCCACCACCTCGCCGCCGGCGACGGAGAAGCTGACATCGCGCAGCGCGTGCACCCTGCCGTAGTACTTGGTCAGGCCTTGGATTTCGATCATGCCGGGTCGTCAGCGTCAAGCCACGTCTGCGTCCTCGCGGGAGCAAAGACGCATCCGCCGTGGGTTTGCTTTACGATTCGCACCCCGGGCCCACAATTCCTGCCTGCCCAATCGGGCGGCGACCGGAGATCCGGCGGCGCGATCATCCGCCCCAGGGGCCGCTCGCAGCGCTGGGCCACGCCTGCTGACGCAGGAGACATCGCCGGCAGCGGCGAACTGCTCGACGTATTGCAGCGACCGTCCCCGAGGCTGCACCCATCGGGTCTGAGGTTCGCAGCCGTGATCGTGCAGGGACCTGACCGCCGGGCGGCGGTCGGAGACGACCGGCGCGGTCCCGGGCGATGGTCAAGACCGCAACCGCGGTGCGCTTGCGGTCGAGCGGATCCCTGCCCGAGGTGTCACTTGCCGTTGGCTGAAGCACATCCCTATTCGCAGCCATTGCTGGTGCTCGCCGCTGCCGGGGCGGCGGCGGCGATCCTGGCGCCCGTTCAGTGGCTGTTGTGGGGCGTGATTCTCGCGCTTCCCTTCGACAACTTCGCGGTGCCGGTCGGCCCTCTGCGCATCTCCGTCTCCGACGCGCTGCTGGTGGTCGTCACCCTGCGCTGGCTGGCGGCCGTGCTTCATCGCCGCGGTCGCATCGCGCGCAGCGAGCTCTACGCACCGGCGGCCCTGTTCTACGTTTTGCTGCTGCCCTCGTTTTTCGTCACCTTCGACCTCGGACTCTCGCTGCGCCAGGCCTTCAGCATCCTCATGATGCTCCTCACCGCCGTCATCGTCGCCAACCTGCTGCGCAGCGAACGGCATCTGCTGGGGGCGGTGACCGCGATCCTGGTCGCCTCGGTGGTGATGTCGCTGCTCGCCATCGCCCAGTTGCTGATTTGGATGCGTTATCGGGTATCGCCGCTGCAGCCGATCGTGGACGTGGTGCGCATGGGCGACTTCAGTTTCCTGCGCCTGACCGCAACGACATTCGATCCCAACTACCTGGCACTATACCTTGTCGTACCCATCGTGCTTGGGCTGTTCGTGGCGCTGGAGGGGCAGGTATCGCCGCGTTATCGAACCTTCGTGTGGCTGGCGGTGGGGCTGGACTTGATCGTATTCGTGCTGACTTTCTCCCGCGGCGGTTGGATGACTCTGCTGGCCTTCATGACTGCGTTCGTGCTGCTGCGTCCGCGCGCACCCGCGCGCCTGGCGTGGGCCGCCATGCTGGGGCTGGTGGTGGTGATGGCCCCCCTCACCGCCGCGATAATGGTGGGGCTGAACCCGCAATCGGTAAGCAACCGACTCAGCCTGCTTGGCTTGGGGCTGGAGGTGATGGCCCGCCATCCGTGGATAGGCACCGGCCTAGGCACCTTCATGTACCTGCCGGCGAACGCATTCGAGCGGATGGTTCACTGTACCTACCTCCAAATTGGCGCCGACGCCGGGATCCCCGCGCTGCTTGCCCTCCTATCACTCGGAACGGTGGTTGTCTTCAACGCCTTGCGCGCGCGCCGGGTCGCCCAGCCTGGAGTGGCGCGAACGATCCTGACTGGCTGCCTGTACGCGCTTGGCTGCGTGGCGGTGCAGTCGGCGTTCCTCAACGCCCTGGTCCTCAAGCATCTGTGGGTGCTGGCCGGGCTTACCTCCGCGGCGGCTGCCGTGGCGCGCGCCGAGGCGAACGCGGGCAACGCCGCGGCGTCACCGGCCGGCGCGGGCGCGGCCCAGCCCACCCCGTGAGCGGCGCGGTCCGGTGGCAAGTCGAGGCGGATAGGGCAGATGCTTACGGCTGCGTGCCGTAGCGCCGTCGTGCTGCCAGGTGCTCTCATGTCCGTACGGATTCTTTATGTCAACCACGTGGCGCAAGTGAGCGGCGCGGAGACCGTGCTGCTCAACTTGCTCTCATCGCTTGATCGGGCCAGTTACGATCGGCGCGCGATATGCCCGGCTGCCGGCCCGCTGGCGGCGCGGCTGGAAGAGATCGGAGTCCAGGTTACGCGGCATCGGGTTCCCCTGCTGCGGCGCAGCGCACGTTCGGCGCTGCGCGAGCTGCCGCGGTTTCCGTGGTTCTCACGATGGCTGCAAGCATACCTGCGCGACCACGACATTGACCTGCTGCACGCCAACTCCCTAACCGCGCAATTGGCGTGCAGCCAGGCCGCGTGGGAGTGCGGCGTGCCCAGCATCTGGCACATGCACAGCATCCTCAAGCGGCGCTGGCCCAACGGCTGGGTCTTGCGCCGCGCGGCCCACAACGCCGACCGCATCATCTGCGTCTCGCGCGCGGTGGCGCAGGCGCTGGCGGCCGCCGGCATTCCCGCCGACAAGCTGGCGGTGATTCACAACGGCCTCGACCTGGAGCAGCGCTTTCTGCCGCGGGCCGCGACCGGCTTCGTCCACGCGCAATACGCGCTGCCGCGGGAGGCGCAACTGGTGGCGACCATTGGCCAGCTTGCTCCCGCCAAGGGTCAGGATGTCTTCATTCGCGCCGCCGCTTCCATCGCCGACGATCACCCGCAAGCGGTCTTCCTCGTCGTCGGCGCGTCCCTTTTCGGCGACCGCAAATGGCCGGCCCGGCTGCAGCGACTGGCCGCAGCAGCGGGGCTGAGGGATCGCATCATCTTCACCGGCGCGCGCGATGACATACCGTCGCTGCTGGCCGAGGTTCAGATTGCCGTTCACGCATCGGTGGCGGCGGATTCGCTGCCGACGGTGCTGCTGGAGGCGGGGGCGATGGCGAAGCCCGCGGTGGCGACGCAGTCGGGCGGCGCGGCGGAGATAATCGAGGACGGGCGCTCGGGTCTGCTCGTGCCCCCGGGTGATGTGGAGGCGATGGCGGCGGCGATCGAGTGCCTGCTGGACCACCCCGCGCGCGCGCAGGCGATGGGGGAAGCCGCGCGCCGGCGCATGGTTGCCGGGTTCTCGATTGAGGAGGACGTGCGCCGGGTGCAGGCGCTGTACGACGATCTGCTCGGCCGCGCGCCTTCCGTGCCCGCACCGCGCGCCGCGACTCCGGGAGACGCCCCCGCGATCATGCCGCCGCCGAGGGACGAGCAGTGAGAATCCTCTGCAACTGCGCGCCGGTGCACCTCGGCGGAGGGGTCGGGCGCTATGTCTCCAACCTGTTTGCGCACATGGCGCAACTTGCTGGAGATTGGAGCTTCGTCGTCGCTGCC
It includes:
- a CDS encoding methyltransferase domain-containing protein, with the protein product MSAQFEIGPTLACPACGVPLVERAQALLCDRCGGRYPVGGGIPRFNPDGFYWGEIPRSQMRAIVERARTGGWEPALRELLAPGRPDLYDYVTDPGRADWRHYLPLDDSADVLDLGAGWGSLTALLAPRCRSVTAVEGVEERMRFLDLRCRQQGLANVVRVRSDLLHLPFLAGSFDVVVMNGVLEWVACADLGPPPEVVQRRFLRRIRRLLRPGGALYLGIENRTGYQLWLGLRDHSGLPFTSLLPRPVANVVTRLVAAGGKRGPYRTYTYTYWGYRRLLRGCGFDEVDVYAPLPGYNTPRYLAPLDRGAPLRFLLRHVARPVHARRLAAVAGHLPLTAARLLVSSFAVFARVGPPC
- a CDS encoding phosphotransferase produces the protein MLTRRIAELVCGNWSALGLTGAAPADLRFVKVSASARATKVILFGFPPRGRFPVVVVKLAPDQEAEERLRAAHRLLGALHRRLPRLAGVPRPLMVERVGSHLVGVETYLPGQTMYRLYPAQPSWRQRAHVARDFEAARSWLVRFHQATRSDRSPTARDLERCCDAPLEVFARCHHPTPAELAALERARGDLADAAGANLPLVCQQGDYWPRNLLLANDRLAVCDWDWSRPAELPFLDAFLFPLSYSLLLGAAPPAVGVAFDGLREALLTGSWFARLWRGYTLGYLREMGIDLSLASSFFHLTLLHMAVRDCAATGQPSRNDALHRELLRRCAEEEVVRRGWLGGLGA
- a CDS encoding DUF4340 domain-containing protein; its protein translation is MKPYRLTIVLVLVFLALAGYVWFYERGEAGRTVAWRLDPERVRRIELTAAGETTVIQRRGESWRITRPVSAPVDIGRVTDLLDRVTSLGVRRRIKHPQRLQDYGLTDAAAVIRLAPVKGKARELRLGDRTPDGAAAYAMVTSRREVILVDPMLLDDAEGGAAALRDRAALRFEPTDVSRISLIRAGSKVALVKRKGAWRIVEPLATRADADEVESFLTSLRQLEASHFPADDAPRLARYGLDRARLVIELALSGEHQPARLSFGDKTDAQEYYARSSREPAVMVVPQSAVVAVDRTLEDLRSRQVADFEIAAVQRIAVARGKARFEVRRTDDGGWELTLPRRAQADTGKVEGLLFALSNLRAESFHDAPETVAASGLETPVAAVTIHQRGRQEPLRLRFGTAAAAGRIYVRGDEPIIYEAAADILSQLPARAGELQAQPSGVGTTKSADD
- a CDS encoding Gldg family protein codes for the protein MPKEHPITEGREAGAPYLAGTFASAGVGLLLAGIGVAGTRGLAWPAYALWGAGAAALLAAVVMRRREVVAALRGRGVRYGSNTAVLVVAALGIAVLANYLAVRHHQRWDLTRTRAHTLSPQTRKLLRGLEQPLEIIAFYSQERDPGGYQQVRDLLREYERGSRQVQVRVIDPDLSPGPARRYGVTDYETTIIRAGERKEQLSFAGEQEITSAILRLTRTKRQQVYFVQGNGEHDFEGQDPDGYGSAKEALTALGYKIAGLSLMEKDRVPADCDVLVIAGPRQRYGLRELAAINAYLDGGGAALVMVDPEPQGEALEGILRPRGLTPLPGIVVEPKWNLLGDASSVTVSEFEPGDITRPFARGGRTFVAVFVLARAFERDDEQSEFDLRDLVRTSDDSWIESDFRGTIRRNPREPGGPLTIAATVTARPPSAGEKPDSRQPQARLVVFGDSDFVANDLIANGVNRDLFVNAIGWLARAGEFISIQPKPRESAPMLLTRTQTRIVFVLSLIVMPLAAIVVGGVVWWRRR
- a CDS encoding ABC transporter permease produces the protein MTRILLIAYRELRSYFSSWTAYIVIAGFLAVSGFIFYVILTTNRQADLRWSLHNMAVTLLFVCPILSMRLLAEERRSGTIELLLTSPVTDAQVVLGKFLGAVGLLTVLLAATLHFPLLLAQYGAPDPGPLLTGYLGLLLLGASFMAVGVLASALTASQVVAGFLSFGGLLTLWIVGWAAGQPGSTAAAVLEHLSIFNHFDDLAKGVVDTTDLVFHLSFIGVCLFGAARALESRKWN
- a CDS encoding ATP-binding cassette domain-containing protein gives rise to the protein MIEIQGLTKYYGRVHALRDVSFSVAGGEVVGFLGPNAAGKTTALRILTGYLAADAGRVTVAGFDVFEDSLQVRQRIGYLPETVPLYPEMTVRSYLGYCARLRGVARRRRDSRVDDAVAKTRLGEMRDTIIGRLSKGFRQRVGIAQALVHDPPVLVLDEPTVGLDPRQIIDTRQLIKDLGRDHTVILSTHILPEVSMTCSRVVIINQGRIVAQDSAAGLSARVRSSARVLLRLLRPGADAPAVLSGIPGVTAVRREADDALVVESKLDADVREQLARTTVERNWGLVELRPLELSLEDVFLHLTTEEEEVAAE
- a CDS encoding O-antigen ligase family protein; the protein is MAEAHPYSQPLLVLAAAGAAAAILAPVQWLLWGVILALPFDNFAVPVGPLRISVSDALLVVVTLRWLAAVLHRRGRIARSELYAPAALFYVLLLPSFFVTFDLGLSLRQAFSILMMLLTAVIVANLLRSERHLLGAVTAILVASVVMSLLAIAQLLIWMRYRVSPLQPIVDVVRMGDFSFLRLTATTFDPNYLALYLVVPIVLGLFVALEGQVSPRYRTFVWLAVGLDLIVFVLTFSRGGWMTLLAFMTAFVLLRPRAPARLAWAAMLGLVVVMAPLTAAIMVGLNPQSVSNRLSLLGLGLEVMARHPWIGTGLGTFMYLPANAFERMVHCTYLQIGADAGIPALLALLSLGTVVVFNALRARRVAQPGVARTILTGCLYALGCVAVQSAFLNALVLKHLWVLAGLTSAAAAVARAEANAGNAAASPAGAGAAQPTP
- a CDS encoding glycosyltransferase, whose amino-acid sequence is MSVRILYVNHVAQVSGAETVLLNLLSSLDRASYDRRAICPAAGPLAARLEEIGVQVTRHRVPLLRRSARSALRELPRFPWFSRWLQAYLRDHDIDLLHANSLTAQLACSQAAWECGVPSIWHMHSILKRRWPNGWVLRRAAHNADRIICVSRAVAQALAAAGIPADKLAVIHNGLDLEQRFLPRAATGFVHAQYALPREAQLVATIGQLAPAKGQDVFIRAAASIADDHPQAVFLVVGASLFGDRKWPARLQRLAAAAGLRDRIIFTGARDDIPSLLAEVQIAVHASVAADSLPTVLLEAGAMAKPAVATQSGGAAEIIEDGRSGLLVPPGDVEAMAAAIECLLDHPARAQAMGEAARRRMVAGFSIEEDVRRVQALYDDLLGRAPSVPAPRAATPGDAPAIMPPPRDEQ